The Epinephelus lanceolatus isolate andai-2023 chromosome 10, ASM4190304v1, whole genome shotgun sequence genomic sequence aatatgtacATGTGGTTTCCAAACCTTTTCTTTGAAGTTTCCACCAGGACTGAAAGGTTTTCCTCTGAGAGCCAGCAAAGCCGTTATCTCCTGCAGGAATGAGCACATTAATTACAAATACTGATATATGCATTACAATCTTTTGGAAAACATTACACATACAGGCAGATTACAAGGACATTGTAGCAATAGTACTGCACTCTAATAAAGTTGGGGACTTAAGAgagacaaattaaaggaaaatgtGTCATATTTGTTACAGCAGAGGCTAAAATATCCTGAATTTTATTAACTGGTATGGGtcaattttttcattttaatccaaAGTGATAACCACtctatgtgaatgcatgaatgggtcagaccaGTTCAGCACTGGagttgaaatgaactgtaataaactggaacctctgtgctttgattaccagctgtgaaacaacatgaccctcatccatttaaaatgcctATTCATTCTTTTGGAGCCAATCTGGTTAAAGTAACACAAAAGTACAGTAATGAGTAACGtattactctacacagagaaTAACACTGTAAAGTAACTctttactttcaaatgaaggtcACTAGAAATATGTAATACAATACATTCTGAGAGGAACTTGCCCAACACTTGTACATGGTTctgcttatttatttacacGTGAAAACTACTGCACTTCCGGTCTATCTAAACATAATGTTTATATATAATGTATGCCCCATTGTCCAGGTGTGCTCACTCTGTTCCTGTAGTCAGATTTAAAGATAGGGAACGTGAACATGATCAGAGAGCAGAAAGAGATCATGTAAGTGTGAACTACCATCTTATCAGCATGTGTCGATGGAGTTCACAGAGGGAGGTCCAGGTAGTGAAATTACGTTTAAATAGACTTTTATCATGTGATAAAACATTATGATAGTGTCAAGTGAAAACAAAACTTAATGTTAAACCTGATCACACCGCTTAAATTAGCAAGTAAGGTAAGCTAACACCGAGGGAAGAAGGACTATTTCCTGCCATGTCCTGCTCTTTTCACGAACAGTTAAACCTTAACTTTCACAAtacaagacagacagaaattaaGATAAATTTAAGAAGGTTACCGGTAATCTGAAATCCAGATTATCTTGGGCAAGATGTAACAGATACTGAAGGCATGATCGATTGGAGGAGGCCGCCATGTTTGCTGCCCATTCAAAATACGTCCGACTCGAAACCGGGCTGTGACACAAAGTACCGCTCAGGGACCAATTTACCATAAATGGAAAAGAATGAGGCCTTTTCATCTCTTTCGGTTTAGAATAATAAAACACAGCCGGGAATTTAATTTTGCAATGTGTTAAGTTTTTATTAGCGCATTTTCACACATATCTACAGGCGTATAACCAGTTTTTACGAGCTGCTGTTAGTgtgaattttaaaattttattttgtcGACCTTGTCTAAATGTAAGTATACCGTTTGTATGTTTTACCAAGACACTAACATGTCACCTCTGGGCAACTTTATGTCATCAATAACTCGGGTTTCTGTGCTCACGTCCCAGGATAAACTTGTGTCACCTCTCAAGGCTGTAATCTGCTTTACTTCAGCGGCACCTTGTTATCCCCGCCCACTCTGCtcactgattggctgttcagatCTTCTCTAACAGGCCATTGGCTGAAGCAGATGTCCACCAGAGCGGTTTTGTCttgggacagagagggaggcatCCGCACTCTGCTACTGTCAGCAGTGGTGCAGTACTGTGTTGTTCTGCATAGTTACAGTTTAaccacatgattttttttttgcactttggcTACCATGACAGTTTATTGCAGGCGGAGTGAGGATCGAGTCAGTGAGTGACATGTAAGTGGGATCATGTTTGATAATTGTTTACTCTAAATCTCTGACATGGCATAGGATACTTTACAAAGCAGGGTGCTCACTTCTGGTTTTGATGAtgaactgatattgattttataaaacaatattttcacctttctttagtttttataaaTTGCGGATTTGTTTGTTGCTCAGATTGTGAGCTCAAACTGTCATCAGCTACCACAGCTGAATCACACAAACAGCCATACACATAAGACAACAATAATTGAAACATGACACTTAGATTGGAATCCAGagattatttaaattattttaggcagttattttaataataaagcaacaaaaacagcaggGAGACAGAGGCCTGTCATTTTGAGTGCAATATTGTGTTCCTGTATATCAATTAAAGCTATGTTATCTTCTCCTCTAAGAGCCAGTGATGGGGACAAACAGCCAGAGCCCAACCATCATGAAAACTGAAGATGACAACCCAGACCCTGCTCAGTTCAGCGATGACACTGCAGCCTGCATTGTCTCTGTGAAAGGCTTAAAGGAGAACTGGCAGAAATGGTCCGATGAGCGCCGAGAGTACCAGAAGCACAACCCCTTCAGTCACGACAGCAGGCCCACTGTGGTGGTCCCTCAGAAGGGGCAGGACGACTACGGGAGGCCCCTGCAGGGGTCCATGACGGAGCAGCGGGGGAAggatgctcacacacacatcagcagaGAGGTTGAGGAGCTGTGTGAGGTGATAAGGAACATTGGAGAGCCTAGAGGCAAAGATGGGGATGGAAGTGGCAGCGATGGGAAAGTGGTTACTGTGGAATTTGGGAAACTGTTTGAGCATTATGTGACGATCTCTAACAAGCTGGTGGGGATTCTGCTGCGAGCGAGGAAGCAGAGGCTGGTTGACTTTGAGGGGGAGATGCTGTGGCAGGGGAAGGATGACCATGTAGTTATCATGCTGTTGCAGTGATCTGAAACTCGGATTAGTGTTTATGCCTTGATTCATGTTACATGCAGTATAGAGTTACTTCATGGCAGCATTCATCGTGGTATTCAGACAGGGGGGGGATTGCACTGGTTTAATCACATAATGGCACTCTTATTAAGAAAAAATAGCTCTTTTTCTTGCTCACACAAGTACAAACTTCAGTGGCTGATAATTCATACCACATCCCAGAGGAGTGTGCATGTGGCATAATAATGCATTTGTTCCTTGTGTTAAAAACACTGTCCATAGTAGATACATGCAGGTAGTAAAAGtaatgtaaaaacattaaagaaatGGAATGACAGTTAATCACAGTTTGCAAATGCTCCCACAAATTTGGGTCTTACTGTAAGCAGTAACAGAGCTCATCAGCATGTTGATACGTTATTTTTCAAATCAAGCAATAGCACTCAAAAAAGGTACCTAAAATGAAGGTGCATCAGtcaaataataaaatgtcaggGGGAGTAAATTAATGAGATAAATGAAGAGAAACATTGGTTGTATGCTACCTCATGTGTTTCCTGTGGTGGGTGATTTACTTCAAAAATAGTCAATTTTAGTCGTATAATCCCTTTCACTATATTTCCCTCACTAGTTTTTTTAAGTGGAGTGAGCAGCTGAAATGAAGTCAGAGTGGTTAATGAGTCTGAACCAAAGCCAAAGAGAACATGAGGCAGCCTGTGACAGACAATATGGTGCTATAGGATGAACTTGATCCGACTTGGCTTGGGTGCTTCAGAGCATGTATTTATTACGTGTGCTTTGTAATTTAGCTAACCTTGTTACAGTTTGAAACTACATGTATGTATACCTGCACCACACTTAAATGAAAGAGAACTACACTGTAAACTATGCACTGACTGATACATGCCAAAGTATCTGCTGCTATTAAAAGTAATGTCCAAGCATACTAGTCGACCTTCTTTAGCATAAGGCACTAGTAGATTGATTAATTAGCAATTACTGCTTATGgtattataaaaagaaaaaactaacAGGATCCTGTCTGTTCTTGTGTTTCTGAGGGTGCTTTGTGAACTGTAAGTGCTGACTGGTGTAGTTAAACTAATGAGCGGGAGAGAGAGTGGTAAACTGATATCTGGGACTCACTGCATTAGGAACACACTGAGAAGCAGCaatgtattatttattctaaattaaattaattctaAAAGTGAATACACTTcagtacagtacacacagtatgATTTTCTGTCGTTACATTCCTTTGCATACAGCAGAATCATATAGCATAAATATCCACTTCATGCAGCTATCAGTTATTTCATAATGCATACTTTAACACAATCCTGAGACACTGCATCAAATAAAAGATGAGCATGTACAAATACCCCACTATATTTCAGTGCTTGTTGAGCTCATTacaaagaggtcagagaatAATTTAGCTGCTTCCACTCTTTAGGAGCTGTGTAAATAATTAATGAAGATGTTACTCTGTGCTTTGACCAACGTCAGCTAGGCCACAAAATGTCCATCAGTAAAGAGATAACTCAACATAGCAGCAGAACTCATGGTACACACAGCTGTCCAATATGTTATGTCAATATATGCGTTACATCGATTCGTTTTTCTTACAGAGTTTAAATAGATTTCAGTTATACATGCATAAAATCGGATTTGCAAAGCACTACGGCAGACGTGCACGTTAGGAAATCAGCTTGTAAATTATATGGGTTAATACCTTCCACCTTTGCCAGTCAACAGATGAAAGCAGGTGAATCACCGCGTATACTTCTTGGTCCATAcggtaaatacatttttgtcacAGCAGATTGATGGAGATTTAATAAATTTCTtctgtgaaaacattaaaagaaacatTTGTGTGGCATGTTTCAAATAGCAAAAAAAAGATTTGGCTCCATTCAAGCCTTCATTTGGCATCCAGACTGAAAAGTGGTCAACAGTTTAACACTGTGCCATCAGCTCTGACCCAACAGACAGCAACTTAATATAAGTGTGAGTCATCCGTGATGACATCTGCAAAAAGGTGGATGTCACAGTCACACCAAAGTCAAGTAGTGTAAGTCTTGGATCCAAACCCAGTGATCAGTTGGTCTCTCCTTTAGAGCTGAGAAGCTCAATCAGCTGGTCTGCCTGCAAAACGTGGACAGGAGGAAAATTCAAAACTTCAGCTTGACCACTTGCATAAACTTAAAAGTTTTCAGTGGCACCACAGGGTGGATGTCACTTGGAGAAttactaaactaaactaaatacgGTACTTGTGTGttaactaactaaactaaagaCTCTAAAATGCAAGAACAGTAAAAACGAATGAGTCTGATCATTCATTAAATACTGAATTACTAGGTCAACAATCCTTGCACATTACAACCATGAGGCCTGCAACACTGACACTGTGAGGGGAAAAAGGGTTTTTGTATATGGTAACTAACATGACAGTTGACCTATTTTGCTTACATGCAGGCAGCTGACAGTGCAAAAACTTGAGCTTGAGAagcaatattatctttactaACCCTCAAATGATATACAATAGCATGCTTAATATTGTAGCACAGAACAAATAATGAAGAGGAGGCTTACTGTGATGAACCAATAGGAGTTGAGTCTGTAGAAGAGGCGGGACATGAAGCCCATTTGGCTGGCAGGTGCCAGGACATGAAGGTGTAGGTGTGTGACAGAGCAGAATGGGGGCCAGTGGAACCCGAACCTGCAGGCAAGGGAAAGGGCTTTAGTGCACACAGGCTCACTGGTTTAAGGTAGGACACGTTTACTCAGGTTGGGTGCTGCATCAACACAGGAACAGATATATTAAAGCTAAATTATCAGTAGGTAACAATTACACAGCTTAACAGTTTCCATTAGATTAAGACCTACTGTTCTCTGGGTAAATACACACAACACTGCAATAGATACTGTGATGATGTGTACTGAATAGCATCATATTTATCAGTACGTGGCCTCACTTGATTGTTTGCTTGGTCCTCTGTCTAAATACGCATAATGTCCATTATCAGattgaagggacagttcacctaaAACTGTGCATCAGTCACTATTTGTTAACAGAAAAACTGAACTGCGCCCTGACCTGGGGTTTATGTCATCAAGAGACAAAAGTCTGAGAATGCTCCCTTTGTAGCAGTCACATCATAGCACTTGCACTCCTGAGCCTCTCCTAAGTAGTGTGAAGAGCTGTGAACCACTAAATGTAGCTCACCTGACATCACTGAGGTCTGTTACGTTGTTCTTCTGAAGAATCTCCTTCCCTGTGTCGACCATCCGCATTACTGGGTGTGACAAcaagaacaaacacacaattTTTGCCATATTAAATAAGGCAACTGTATTTTATTCAGTTGCCTAATACCAGCAATGAGCAGTCAGTGAAAGTGAAGTAGGCAGCAGTTAATATGCAGTAGTCTTTTGAACGTGTAACCATTTCCACAAGCCTCAGTAATAAGGTGTGTGGTTAAAACCTTACCCAAAGGCACATGCTCTTTGCTGAGTGATTTACAGTTCCCTACATGTTTGTTTGGGACGACCAGGTAATGGTGAGGAGCTGCGGGTTTGATGTCTCTGAAACATGATATCTCCTCATCCTGCAGTGGAGGAAAATGAGCAAGAcagcaaatacaaattaatacATCACCTTCCAGGACCTGAGGGTAGAAGAGTTTCGCCTATAGTATTTACCTAAGTGCAACCTAGTTAAATCAACATTTTAGTCACCTAACTGCAGGCTCTCCTCAGCTCTGTATCATTTCTCTACTATAAACTGGAACAGCCTGTGAGTATGTGTTTCAGGGAGACCCGTAAAGTGAATTTATTTAGAGTACTATGTGTGAAAAGGtttggaaaatatgttttttttttgcctgcaCAAAACCTGAGGCACACCCTGCAACGCAACACAACACATCATCATAAAACTACAAACCTTAATAAGAGTAAATTCTACTGAATATAAATTACTAAACAGTTAACATACATAGtctaaaagaaaattaaacattaaatgtaGCTACATATTTATAAATCCTTTTCATTACGGAGCTAATTACAGCTTACAAAAGCAACAGGCTAAAGCTAACTAGCTCGACGCCcaatattatttaattactgCAATATCCTCACACAGTGAAGGAGTTCCGTGCCCATTTCATTGTTTATAATCTTGCAGAAAATACATTTCTTCTCGTATCCTTCGGCTGGCCCGTTGCTAGTTTTGGGAACATCAGCCAGGGCAGGGTTTGTCGACTCAGGTTGTGTCGCCTCggctgctgccattgttgttgttgtacatTGATATGTCAAAATTAAGACCCGCGTAGTCGATCCCAGAGTTCATCGAGCTCTCAAGGGGAAACGGAAAGATTGTCGAGTTTAGAGTGTCAGTGTGAAGGAAGGAAACTGCCACCAGGAAGCGATGTGATTCAATATATGATATTTGGTAACTATTCTATGTCCCTTTTCTTTTAATAGATTTAGTTGATAAAAGTGATTTATGAATCAGCAGGTGCCCTAATTATTTTGTACAGTAAGTTCTTATAATTTGTCTTTAGCAATAATTTAATTCAGAATTGGGTCATATTTTAGCCTAGTGGTGGTTGCTGATTTTGTGGGTATATGACTGTTGCCTTACAGCAAATAAGGACCCACATTTGAACTTTACCTAACTCCAATAGAGACTTTTGGACTTCTTAAGCAAACATAGCCGCTCCTGTAACTGTCTGGTCATTCTAAAAAGGGGAAACTGAGGATTCATTTTTAAGACTACGTCTACCTTAAAAGCAGACACATGAAGAACAGTGGCCACAAAGATTCTAAGGTCTGAAGCATACAGCATTAACAATGGAAATATAAAATAAGCTAAATAAAGTAAGCTaataagtctttttttttttttggtctgatgaaaaaaatcaattaatcgACTCAATTAATAGCctctttacactggctcccagtatatttaagaattgattttaagattgtAGTGATTACTTTTGAGGTTTGAGGTACACACAATGAGGGACTTTTGAGGCCCTCGGGCAAGAGGGGTTTTTTCTGTTCCAGAGGCCCGGCTGAAACTAAAGTAGACAGAGCGTTTGCTGTCAGGACCCCAAGGCTCTGGAACAATCTACCCAAGGAAATCTGGTTGGCagagtcagtgatctcttttaaatcccttcttaaaacatgcTTTTATTGGAGAGCCTTTTCTGatttacttgagttttaagttcACTTAAACTGTCTTTTACTTCCTCCATTTTTATTTACCAAAGTGTTTTCATCAGCTCTTTTAAAAGCTGTCAtgtcttttctgttttaattattgacatgtaaagcactttgtaaaaagcgctttacaaataaagattattagtattattatattatcattagaaatgtattgtttaatataatgttattttttacattGTAATGCTTTTGGCCTTTCTGTGAACTTACAGGGCCTGTGGGTggcatgttcttcctgtgtccaTGAACAGGGTATGATACAGTCCCTACATGCATTTGCAAAGCCCCCTCCTACCTGCCAGAGCACCCACGCCACTGTCTTTCACTgtggttttgctgttttttttcccatgttgaCCTACTTTGCAGGTTAACCTCTACTCTCAAAAGATCCATTGCGTAAAAACATTTTGCTCCTACTGGAAATTAAAAGAGACGTGTCTTAATCCTTTCTAATTTGTTTTAAGTGGGACTATTCAGCTGTCAGACATATATTTAATTTGCTTTATTCGCTTTACATATTTGAATGTGGTCTTTTTGTGGCCTACATATGCCCACAAAAATTAACATCTTATCAGAATTTATATCAGCAGAACAAGATCTAAAAAGCATGATCAGGGTTTCTACCTTTGACTGACCCCTCTCACCTTAAACTGAGGCTCTTGCTTGAAGCCCTGGGATGCAGTCAGTGTTAAGGAATATCTAGTTACGTGTAATTggattacaaaataaatataagtGGATCAGTCACAGTGACtaagaaaaaatatgtaattaaattacaggtACTGATCAAAATGTTGGTAATGACAAAGAGCTTACATCTGAATATATtctttttggtaaaaaaaaattgtatgtgTAGAATATAACCTTCAGGCGGCATGGAGGTGTGGTGGTtggcactgttgcctcacagcaagagcgttcctggtttgatcccaggtgtgggagcccttctgtgcggagtttgcatgttctccctgtgtcagcatagGTTTTCTCCgagtactccagcttcctcccacagtccaaagacatgcaggttaattggtgactccaaATTGAGAgtaaggtgtgaatgtgagcatgaatggttgtttgtctctaagTGTTAGCCCTGccatagtctggcaacctgttcagggtgtaccctgcctctcgcccaatgtcagctgggataggctccagcccccggTGActctcaagaggataagcagttacaaaaatggatggatggatgtaacaTTCAAtctgttgctttgcatttagatctaactatatatatatatatatatatatatatatatatatatatatatatatatatagttaatAAAATATCTTCAGTAATTTGacagcatttcaaaataaaacactgcaaatAGATAACCACAACCAAATACAAAAACCCACTGTGAGTAGCACATATGTCAGCGTAAACTATTTCCAGGGGACACTTAAAAGCGAGGCACACAGCAGGTACAAGCTAGtcttgtcacgataccaaaatctttgtttcggtaccaataccaatatgaatttcgatacttttcgatactcttcggtacttttcctaaggaaaagtccttttggatacaaacctttagaacaataaatagtgggggtgtaacggtaccaaaaaaatcatggttcggtaagtacctcggtacggacgtcacggcttggtaactcaaatgttccaccaagtttgtgttgtctcgtgttgtctccctttgcgaggcagactttctcttgtcttttttcacgtgcgccagctgtgaatgttgatacaggtgttgtcatacacaccacttgcgcaatctgtgctccaataggaacaagaaaggcgtttgcgtgcataaatgagtaaaataaattaactaaattaatgaattgaatcagtttcaaagtaccggtattttccaaatgcagtatagtaccgtttggaatactctagtaccgcggtactattttagtaccggtgtaccgtgcaacactagtaCAAGCTATGGCGCCATGGTTTGTGTCACTGTGATCGAATGATTCAGACTGATTGCAGAATATttgcagatatctgcatattAACCTTGTGCTGACATTATGCTTAGCATTAGCCTGCCAATTCAAATAG encodes the following:
- the LOC117265355 gene encoding actin-binding Rho-activating protein, whose amino-acid sequence is MGTNSQSPTIMKTEDDNPDPAQFSDDTAACIVSVKGLKENWQKWSDERREYQKHNPFSHDSRPTVVVPQKGQDDYGRPLQGSMTEQRGKDAHTHISREVEELCEVIRNIGEPRGKDGDGSGSDGKVVTVEFGKLFEHYVTISNKLVGILLRARKQRLVDFEGEMLWQGKDDHVVIMLLQ
- the hint3 gene encoding adenosine 5'-monophosphoramidase HINT3, with amino-acid sequence MAAAEATQPESTNPALADVPKTSNGPAEGYEKKCIFCKIINNEMGTELLHCDEEISCFRDIKPAAPHHYLVVPNKHVGNCKSLSKEHVPLVMRMVDTGKEILQKNNVTDLSDVRFGFHWPPFCSVTHLHLHVLAPASQMGFMSRLFYRLNSYWFITADQLIELLSSKGETN